In a single window of the Brachionichthys hirsutus isolate HB-005 chromosome 18, CSIRO-AGI_Bhir_v1, whole genome shotgun sequence genome:
- the pcare1 gene encoding photoreceptor cilium actin regulator: MGCSPSKGNDFGTLGPSRKGRMLPSAPPESLRDSKFENAENYNSTGPTDGGAKERKTPGQKEPHMTPKEQRFVTDPLTANMDKMGSQGMDSITVSQKNEKLIDKQGTTEKKSGRKPKKNAKGVRVLKKKGKDKERTPIDVKVDFPEPLVKAHKAAYAFLNPSINKYDILLGHLEQATQTQVSVQPMVCFMALRYDEIIQELEEMAEEGEQVLKENGEHLAWPRQMKDLPSSTRKCDSANFDCPPDLLQQLLQYTTQRMRNVSQTVGCIGDSALEEAVEYFASVSELLDDKLKVKRALETRLMQLLSCIEMTSLRKPGTEDSALFSEDSGIGAEIESLAGSERCHRRESCESAGTNGTSSVLKQRLGRKISPSVSLSSLNSISSTNTMLAHDQRDSVLGSVSLDDGEDDDDNDDDEKMDRSIGVMQLGFIKQSNSSPVNFERCPRRLPPNHVENPQNVEMTLKMKNAISGRIQFVPSQNSDVKAKGVGSPKTNRRQWNDVDEQCSKRPQTAAAIRKPAVKKTPAAMERRSRSAESLRSRGEDPTLLELSRTQKDLNQRLQRMNKNKGNGNIRTVPSKENKGSSQVQSPAIIRKQEDGIHPQPLKDRVGLISFSVKKQAENNNVEQGKSNDKESKDPVKAQTLIPTPPSSPRPSSGIHRGQNSVKKLIDTFSQGIGELYNPEALGPLKGVRKCGVPVLPGLGNVEAVLSSGITSCRPESDSFDLDSLPPPPPEVLMDNSFESANSVSAGVTDEGATKVRKSPLLKRAVVSQRLRASVHSVTVLPSKGSLPQSSKVTPLARTNQKDTSKVCPSDVELQKNPGEKKDTLNQQARKIMQLKQPLDSERSSPSHVSTSHGELADVQDGINLFFSGNNKSYVTPSSAVSSQASATPPMARGRMLPSTPSTPNSLQRRLPSPYNFKRQPSPTASAHSSINGNLPTPPAVQRRLVSPPAAKQNITSSNSSSSHPFKTATPTASPKLQRDSRENSSEDPSSSQMINNVRSVFCPASPSLFEAEPCPVPRPPEAWTSTGVSILSRTWWNRGRFPVSVRGPRTFIRRTQSDRRPSPSLPPRSPGVSVAETCGSEPAINSQELDDESTREEELWPSQSALRATRRSASQPDLCVVGRALQRHLMGQ; encoded by the exons ATGGGCTGCTCACCATCCAAAGGGAACGATTTTGGGACACTGGGCCCCAGCAGGAAGGGGAGAATGCTGCCCTCTGCACCTCCAGAGAGCCTCAGAGATTCAAAGTTTGAAAATGCTGAGAATTATAATTCAACTGGACCAACAGATGGGGGTGCGAAGGAGAGAAAGACACCTGGACAGAAAGAGCCTCATATGACACCCAAAGAACAGAGATTTGTGACTGACCCACTCACTGCAAATATGGATAAAATGGGAAGTCAAGGAATGGACAGCATCACAGTTTCACAGAAAAACGAGAAACTCATTGACAAGCAGGGAACGACAGAAAAAAAGTCTGGCAGGAAACCAAAGAAAAATGCCAAAGGTGTTAGGGTGCTAAAAAAGAAAGGCAAGGACAAAGAAAGAACACCTATCGACGTGAAAGTTGACTTCCCAGAACCTTTGGTGAAAGCGCACAAAGCTGCTTATGCCTTTTTGAATCCAAGCATAAACAAATATGATATTCTTCTTGGGCATTTGGAACAGGCAACCCAAACACAGGTTTCTGTCCAGCCAATGGTTTGCTTCATGGCTCTACGCTACGACGAAATCATCCAGGAGCTGGAAGAGATGGCGGAAGAAGGAGAACAAGTCttgaaagaaaatggagaaCATCTTGCTTGGCCAAGACAAATGAAAGATCTCCCATCGTCAACTCGGAAATGCGACTCTGCTAACTTTGATTGTCCACCAGATTTGCTGCAACAGCTGCTACAGTACACCACACAGAGAATGCGAAACGTGAGCCAGACTGTCGGTTGTATTGGGGACTCCGCATTGGAGGAGGCAGTGGAATACTTCGCCTCTGTTTCAGAACTTTTGGATGATAAACTAAAAGTCAAACGTGCATTAGAGACGAGGCTGATGCAGCTTTTATCTTGTATTGAAATGACTTCTCTAAGGAAACCTGGGACGGAGGATTCTGCTCTCTTTAGTGAGGACAGTGGTATCGGGGCTGAGATCGAATCCCTTGCTGGATCTGAAAGATGCCATAGAAGAGAGAGTTGTGAGTCTGCTGGGACAAATGGAACTTCTTCAGTGTTAAAGCAAAGGCTTGGCAGGAAAATAAGTCCAAGTGTTTCACTGTCCTCACTCAACTCAATATCTTCTACAAACACCATGCTGGCTCATGACCAAAGAGACTCAGTGCTGGGATCAGTCTCTTTAGAtgatggagaagatgatgatgataatgatgatgatgagaagaTGGATAGAAGCATAGGAGTTATGCAGTTAGGGTTTATAAAGCAATCCAATTCTTCACCTGTAAATTTTGAACGATGCCCACGTCGCCTACCCCCAAATCATGTAGAGAATCCCCAAAATGTAGAAATGactctcaaaatgaaaaatgcaatAAGTGGAAGGATACAGTTTGTCCCATCACAGAACTCTGATGTCAAAGCAAAGGGAGTTGGCAGCCCAAAAACAAATAGACGCCAGTGGAATGATGTCGATGAACAATGTTCAAAACGacctcaaacagcagcagctattCGAAAGCCAGCAGTAAAGAAGACCCCTGCAGCTATGGAACGACGTTCCCGGTCAGCAGAATCCCTACGGAGCAGAGGGGAAGACCCTACTTTACTAGAACTAAGCAGAACCCAGAAGGACTTAAACCAGAGGTTACAgagaatgaacaaaaataagGGAAATGGAAACATTAGGACTGTTCCTTCGAAAGAAAATAAAGGATCTTCACAAGTACAATCTCCAGCAATTATTCGCAAACAAGAAGACGGCATCCATCCCCAACCACTAAAAGACAGAGTTGGCCTCATAAGCTTCAGCGTTaaaaaacaggcagaaaacaacaacgttGAACAAGGTAAATCTAATGACAAGGAATCCAAAGATCCTGTCAAAGCCCAGACACTCATCCCGACTCCTCCTTCATCACCACGACCATCTTCTGGCATTCACAGAGGTCAGAACTCAGTTAAGAAACTGATTGATACGTTCAGTCAAGGTATAGGGGAACTATATAACCCCGAAGCTCTGGGGCCTCTCAAAGGCGTTCGGAAGTGTGGTGTTCCTGTGTTACCCGGTTTAGGAAATGTAGAAGCCGTGCTAAGCAGTGGGATAACCAGTTGTAGACCAGAATCGGATTCTTTTGATCTGGATAgccttcctccacctccacctgaaGTATTAATGGACAATTCCTTTGAAAGTGCAAACAGTGTTTCAGCTGGTGTCACAGATGAAGGAGCAACAAAAGTCAGGAAATCACCGTTATTAAAAAGGGCTGTGGTGTCCCAACGACTGAGGGCCTCCGTTCACTCAGTGACAGTGTTGCCAAGCAAAGGCAGCCTTCCACAATCTTCCAAGGTTACGCCCCTTGCTAGAACAAATCAAAAGGACACATCCAAGGTTTGCCCATCAGACGTTGAACTTCAGAAAAAtccaggagagaaaaaagataCCTTGAACCAGCAAGCCAGAAAGATCATGCAGCTAAAACAGCCTCTAGACTCAGAGAGATCATCACCAAGTCACGTGTCTACTAGTCACGGAGAACTGGCAGATGTACAAGACGgcattaacctttttttttctggaaataATAAATCTTATGtgactccttcttcagcagtTAGTAGCCAAGCGTCTGCTACCCCACCCATGGCAAGGGGGCGGATGTTACCATCTACTCCTTCTACTCCAAACAGTCTGCAGAGAAGACTTCCAAGTCCCTACAATTTTAAGAGACAACCCTCTCCAACGGCTTCAGCGCACTCCTCGATTAACGGGAACCTCCCTACGCCACCAGCCGTTCAGAGGAGACTCGTCAGTCCACCTGCTGCAAAGCAGAACATTACGAGCTCCAACTCATCCTCTTCCCACCCGTTCAAAACAGCAACTCCAACGGCCTCGCCAAAACTACAAAGGGATTCCAGGGAGAATAGCAGCGAAGACCCATCTAGTTCTCAGATGATCAATAATGTGCGTTCTGTCTTTTGCCCTGCATCTCCATCCCTGTTTGAAGCCGAGCCTTGTCCAGTTCCCCGACCCCCTGAAGCATGGACCTCAACTGGTGTCTCTATTCTCTCACGCACTTGGTGGAATCGAGGCAGGTTTCCTGTATCTGTTCGGGGACCTCGAACCTTCATCCGACGTACCCAGTCAGACCGAAGGCCAAGTCCAAGTCTGCCCCCAAGATCACCAGGCGTCTCAGTGGCTGAGACTTGTGGGAGCGAGCCTGCAATAAATTCCCAGGA GCTGGATGACGAATCTACAAGAGAGGAGGAGTTATGGCCGAGCCAATCAGCTCTCAGAGCTACTCGCCGTTCTGCATCACAACCGGACCTGTGTGTTGTTGGACGGGCCTTGCAAAGACACTTAATGGGCCAATGA
- the spdya gene encoding speedy protein A yields MKRSHRRCKTPPSVTVKVKPSNSSRSLQARRGLWLRGAGGAKAPRGASQRSRCWDVMYHGRAVMPPTIVIHRQEMTSFFRLFNDDLIQDFLWMDSCYKMSDKYLLAMTFVYFKRAHFTTAEYTRKNLFIALYLANTMEEDEEESKYEIFPWALGKSWRKEFPSFLQQRDKLWARIQFRAAVSRWCCDEVMTILPAHFLWRRERSERHGGARRQGGAPDGARFPRGPTASPVSCAICKRDSRIREDAASCSRGTSTQRPHPLTVSLEVTPPRAAASRKNALEPTTSCHCAEKVPRDESCSAYDTSMDWICEE; encoded by the exons ATGAAGCGCTCACACAGGCGATGCAAGACTCCTCCGTCGGTCACGGTGAAGGTCAAACCCAGCAACAGTTCACGCTCCCTCCAGGCCCGGAGGGGGCTGTGGCTGCGGGGAGCCGGCGGCGCCAAGGCCCCGCGAGGAGCCAGTCAGCGGAGCCGGTGCTGGGACGTGATGTATCACGGCAGAGCCGTCATGCCCCCGACTATTGTCATCCATCGGCAGGAGATGACGTCGTTCTTCAGACTTTTTA ACGATGACCTGATCCAAGACTTTCTGTGGATGGACTCTTGCTATAAAATGTCTGACAAG TACCTTCTAGCCATGACCTTCGTGTACTTCAAAAGGGCCCACTTTACTACTGCCGAATACACCAGGAAGAATTTATTCATTGCACT GTATCTTGCAAACACcatggaggaggatgaggaggagagtaAGTATGAGATCTTCCCCTGGGCGCTGGGGAAAAGCTGGAGGAAGGAGTTTCCCAGTTTCCTCCAGCAGCGGGACAAGCTGTGGGCTCGCATCCAGTTCAGGGCAGCCGTCAGCAGGTGGTGCTGTGACGAG GTGATGACCATACTACCCGCTCACTTCTTGTGGAGACGAGAGCGGTCGGAGCGCCACGGCGGCGCTCGGAGGCAGGGCGGCGCCCCGGACGGAGCTCGTTTCCCACGCGGGCCCACGGCCTCCCCGGTGTCCTGTGCCATCTGCAAGCGTGACTCCAGGATACGGGAGGatgcagcttcctgctccagaGGCACTTCTACACAGAGGCCACACCCACTCACCGTGAGTCTGGAAGTCACCCCTCCGAGAGCTGCAGCCTCTCGCAAGAACGCGCTGGAACCAACAACCTCCTGTCACTGCGCTGAGAAGGTTCCCC GCGACGAGTCTTGTTCTGCATACGACACCTCGATGGACTGGATCTGTGAGGAGTAG
- the trmt61b gene encoding tRNA (adenine(58)-N(1))-methyltransferase, mitochondrial — protein MAVKVPFPRVLFMHRLVRSIGIIQRHPTNTDKANRCRREMRTGSSASQKCDENGGNETPLSRRRRPLSPLERISGLLPPEALSPEVMQLQGDPNNHPAAVHRAPEDSGHVVVPKEGESENGLASDGGKDPDTFDTQLDGEGTVASSTLPGKCLLAFGELLIAEYRKKGVVEFRKMFQLQTGMSLQSSWGAIRHSDIVGQPAGQSLKTSQGVPILVRRASLEDYVLYMRRGAAITLPKDACAMLMMMDVTEGDRVLESGSGSGSMSLFLSRAVGSKGGVVSVEVREDHHSRAVRNYQRWRASWEVRRGEEWPDNVQFHNTDLRTAPSFLAGQEFHAVALDMLSPHLVLPAVLPHLQPGAVCAVYLVNITQIVELLESVRCLALPLLCEHVIEVPVRDWLVTPALLSDGRYVIRKQLREDGASGDTDKEETSFGNQPAFGSIPYITRPNHEQRSHSAFLVKLRKCMP, from the exons ATGGCGGTGAAAGTGCCCTTTCCTAGAGTTCTGTTCATGCACCGACTCGTGAGGAGTATCGGCATCATTCAAAGACATCCCACGAACACGGACAAAGCCAACCGATGCAGGCGGGAGATGAGAACTGGTTCAAGCGCTTCTCAGAAATGTGACGAGAATGGAGGAAACGAGACACCCCTGTCCAGAAGGAGGCGACCCCTGTCCCCCCTGGAGCGGATCAGTGGCCTGTTGCCTCCGGAGGCACTGAGTCCAGAGGTGATGCAGCTCCAGGGAGACCCAAACAACCATCCAGCAGCCGTCCACAGGGCACCAGAGGACAGTGGACATGTAGTCGTCCCTAAAGAGGGTGAGTCAGAGAACGGGCTTGCGTCAGATGGAGGAAAGGACCCAGATACTTTTGACACTCAGCTGGATGGAGAAGGAACTGTGGCATCATCCACACTTCCCGGGAAGTGCCTGCTGGCATTCGGGGAGCTGCTTATTGCTGAGTACCGTAAGAAAGGAGTGGTGGAGTTTAGGAAAATGTTCCAGCTGCAGACAGGAATGAGTCTCCAGAGCAGCTGGGGGGCCATCAGGCATAGTGACATAGTTGGACAGCCCGCTGGTCAGTCCCTGAAGACAAGCCAGGGTGTCCCCATCCTCGTCCGCCGGGCCAGTCTGGAGGACTACGTGCTGTATATGAGGAGGGGGGCGGCCATCACCCTCCCTAAG GATGCCTGCGCCATGTTAATGATGATGGATGTCACGGAGGGGGACCGCGTGTTGGAGTCCGGCTCTGGGTCCGGCAGCATGTCTCTGTTCCTGTCCAGAGCAG TTGGCTCTAAGGGCGGCGTCGTCAGCGTGGAGGTCAGGGAGGACCACCACAGCAGGGCCGTGCGCAACTACCAGCGCTGGAGGGCATCGTGGGAAGTGCGGCGAGGGGAGGAGTGGCCCGACAACGTCCAGTTTCACAACACCGACCTCCGCACAGCGCCCTCCTTCCTCGCAGGCCAGGAATTCCATGCG GTGGCTCTCGACATGCTCAGCCCTCATCTGGTTTTACCTGCTGTGCTTCCACACCTGCAGCCGGGAGCTGTGTGTGCCGTCTACCTCGTCAa TATCACACAAATCGTCGAGCTCCTGGAAAGCGTCCGATGTTTGGCGCTGCCTTTGCTGTGCGAGCACGTCATCGAGGTTCCCGTCCGGGATTGGCTGGTGACGCCGGCCCTCCTGAGTGATGGCCGTTACGTTATCAGGAAACAGCTGAGAGAGGACGGGGCGTCAGGCGACACCGACAAAG AGGAAACGAGCTTCGGGAACCAGCCGGCCTTCGGGAGTATCCCCTACATTACCCGACCCAATCATGAACAGAGGAGCCACTCGG CATTCCTGGTGAAGCTGAGGAAGTGCATGCCGTAG
- the wdr43 gene encoding WD repeat-containing protein 43, whose translation MAADGGCASLPCVFSPKSRQYLAVCAQDGRLRVWNTDSKTLHQEYVPSAHLSAACTCIAWGPCRAAKEGPQRKKRRSEASRAEEKSDLLAMGTAAGDVLIYSTVKGALHCTLDGGHVGGVNCVEWHPEESLLYSGSDDTNIIEWELQTGKKRSKWKADRAAVTSLCVSPDGKLLLSAGQTIKMWDLDTKEIFRTFTGHSTTVTILRFATTRPPDGNGLYFLSGASHDRLLSVWQVREDGKDKNSVVSFTLTDEPKCIDLIASNGKEEALRLAVVCNDGQLHLFEHFLNGPCRKPLSPSSSVQVSDNKDSPSPVPLLAAVLGAEMRSVLLAYGNHLQPVMERVEISTERDVCLTRDVHASLALSIKTTVSKVKTPVSNAKSKVLVPGLPGHQAPIRAAPQGSEKRKKGSDVKQMSITERLGEIDLSSVSGGKSARKGTDALQTDHFAVLLVQGLESRDANILNKVLQTCKETVIKKTVARLPLPAVLPLVEELTKRLQGHPFIASLMVRWLKAVLMHHTSYLASLPDLVAQLGVLHHMIESRVKMFHKLTKLHGKLYLLMTQVATSDSSNAVAGVDHTAKLVYEEESSDEEEASGDEGLPHDDSDNWEEEEAMEEDKSEQTDEEEDDPVRTGSKANGEEDMEHGNECEEE comes from the exons ATGGCGGCGGACGGTGGTTGCGCCTCGCTACCTTGCGTGTTTTCACCCAAATCGCGACAGTACTTGGCGGTGTGCGCGCAGGACGGCAGGCTGCGCGTCTGGAACACAGACAGTAAAACACTTCACCAAGAATACGTGCCTTCAGCCCACCTGAGTGCCGCCTGCACCTGCATTGCGTGGGGACCATGCCGGGCAGCCAAG gAGGGAcctcagaggaagaagaggagatcgGAGGCGAGTCGGGCGGAGGAGAAGTCGGACCTGTTGGCGATGGGCACAGCAGCAGGCGACGTGCTCATCTACAGCACGGTGAAAGGAGCGCTGCACTGTACTCTG GATGGAGGCCATGTCGGAGGAGTGAATTGTGTCGAGTGGCATCCTGAAGAGAGTTTATTGTACAGCGGATCCGACGATACAAACATTATCGAGTGGGAACTGCAGACGGGCAAGAAACGAAG TAAATGGAAGGCGGACCGCGCAGCAGTAACCAGCCTGTGTGTTAGCCCCGATGGCAAGCTGCTGCTTTCAGCCGGTCAGACCATCAAGATGTGGGACTTGGACACCAAGGAGATCTTCAGG ACGTTCACAGGACACTCCACCACTGTGACGATTCTACGCTTTGCCACCACGCGACCTCCCGATGGCAACGGCctctacttcctgtctggcGCGTCGCACGATCGGCTGCTCAGCGTCTG GCAAGTACGAGAGGACGGAAAGGACAAGAATTCCGTGGTGTCTTTCACGCTGACGGACGAGCCGAAGTGCATCGACCTCATCGCGTCTAACGGAAAGGAAGAG GCGCTGAGGCTGGCGGTCGTCTGCAACGACGGGCAGCTGCACCTCTTTGAGCACTTTCTGAACGG GCCCTGCAGAAAGCCCCTGTCACCCTCGTCTTCGGTGCAGGTGTCGGACAACAAGGACTCCCCGTCGCCTGTCCCGCTATTGGCCGCTGTCCTCGGCGCTGAAATGCGGTCCGTACTCCTGGCCTACGGGAACCACCTGCAGCCGGTCATGGAGCGAGTG GAGATCAGCACAGAGAGAGACGTCTGCTTGACCCGGGATGTCCACGCCAGCTTGGCCCTCTCCATTAAGACCACAGTTTCCAAG GTCAAAACCCCAGTGAGCAACGCCAAGAGCAAAGTGCTGGTGCCGGGGCTCCCAGGTCACCAAGCCCCCATCCGGGCGGCTCCTCAGGGgtcagagaagagaaaaaagggCTCCGATGTGAAGCAG ATGTCTATCACAGAGCGACTTGGAGAAATCGATctgtcttcagtgtccggcggGAAGAGCGCGCGCAAAGGGACGGACGCCTTGCAGACGGATCATTTTGCGGTGCTGCTGGTGCAGGGTCTGGAGAGCCGCGACGCCAACATCCTAAAT AAAGTCCTGCAGACGTGCAAAGAGACGGTGATAAAGAAGACCGTTGCTCGGTTACCACTGCCTGCTGTTTTACCTTTGGTGGAAGAG CTCACAAAGAGGCTCCAGGGACACCCCTTCAT TGCGTCTTTAATGGTGCGCTGGCTGAAGGCCGTTCTCATGCACCACACATCGTACCTGGCATCG CTGCCGGACCTGGTGGCCCAGCTGGGAGTGCTTCACCACATGATTGAGAGCCGAGTGAAGATGTTCCACAAACTAACCAAGCTGCATGGGAAGCTGTATCTCCTCATGACACAG GTGGCAACAAGCGACAGCAGCAACGCCGTTGCAGGCGTAGACCACACAGCTAAGCTGGTGTACGAAGAGG